Proteins encoded within one genomic window of Hermetia illucens chromosome 2, iHerIll2.2.curated.20191125, whole genome shotgun sequence:
- the LOC119649023 gene encoding uncharacterized protein LOC119649023, producing the protein MNYKLLSLFACLAVASAASIPEPADLREAFETEDAIYIPISIEEANQLRLPRSAPKLEEESALSYIPDAAEAEIAGPASSHGRVRRDVEQVLETEDAYYVPVTDEEAEVLRLPRSIDDLALSEYEGVHVEIVADDEVQRAKRQLNIQGGGSPHSGFDLSVQGRAKIWESDNGRNTLYGTGQYGQHLGGPYGNSEPSFGGGLMFSHRF; encoded by the exons ATGAATTACAAGCTCTTATCACTCTTCGCTTGCTTGGCTGTAGCGTCTGCAGCCAGTATTCCAGAACCAGCTGATCTTCGTGAAGCTTTCGAAACTGAAGATGCCATTTACATTCCAATTTCCATTGAGGAAGCGAACCAGCTGAGGTTACCAAGAAGTGCTCCAAAGCTGGAAGAAGAATCTGCCTTG TCATATATTCCAGATGCTGCGGAAGCAGAAATCGCAGGACCTGCGtcttctcatggtcgtgtacgtCGTGATGTTGAGCAAGTTCTTGAAACCGAAGATGCGTATTACGTCCCGGTAACTGATGAGGAAGCTGAAGTTCTGAGATTGCCCCGAAGCATTGATGATCTCGCATTATCAGAATACGAAGGAGTGCACGTAGAAATT GTCGCCGATGACGAAGTTCAACGTGCAAAAAGGCAACTGAACATTCAGGGAGGCGGAAGTCCACATTCTGGTTTCGATCTTAGTGTTCAAGGACGTGCGAAAATATGGGAAAGTGATAATGGACGCAACACCCTTTATGGTACGGGTCAATATGGTCAACATTTGGGTGGACCCTACGGTAATTCTGAACCCAGTTTCGGTGGTGGATTAATGTTCTCACATCGTTTctaa